Proteins from a single region of Catenulispora acidiphila DSM 44928:
- a CDS encoding sensor histidine kinase has translation MTDQPPQPPSRPWLAWLWVERSTVGLPLIVLVIDVFGTWGAYGHWHNQGGSTQVDVRPLDWFAWLLVVAGPIALWHRRKAPRVAFAVCLGATLLYLLMGYATGPIYLNALLAVIVIGGTGYRREVWAGSLLFAIGMIFVPTHAHVGEKRNSPADILFTAGWLLALLMLAELFGLLRQRALEAQKARDQEARAREQESRRQASEERLEIARELHDVLAHSISLIAVQANVALEVMDRRPEQARIALSAIKDASRSALGEVRSVLTVLRGDRAAPRDPAPDLGRLGHLVELAEAAGLKVALSVVGDLEAVPLAVSQAGYRIIQESLTNVVRHAAAGRATILVEAAGGLHLRIADDGRGCPLGEPGAGGNGLPGMRERATAFGGTLTAGPQSGGGFRVDAHIPFGALLGNAGSNADGNADADAVIVTDTAPTLTPTAEDHAEEPT, from the coding sequence ATGACCGACCAGCCGCCGCAGCCGCCCTCGCGCCCCTGGCTGGCGTGGCTGTGGGTGGAGCGCTCGACGGTCGGGCTGCCGCTGATCGTGCTGGTCATCGACGTGTTCGGGACCTGGGGCGCCTACGGCCACTGGCACAACCAGGGCGGGAGCACGCAGGTCGACGTCCGGCCGCTGGACTGGTTCGCCTGGCTCCTGGTGGTCGCCGGTCCGATCGCGCTGTGGCACCGGCGCAAGGCGCCGCGCGTCGCCTTCGCGGTCTGCCTCGGCGCCACCCTGCTCTACCTGCTGATGGGTTACGCCACCGGCCCGATCTACCTGAACGCGCTGCTCGCGGTGATCGTCATCGGCGGCACCGGCTACCGGCGCGAGGTGTGGGCCGGGTCGCTGCTGTTCGCGATCGGGATGATCTTCGTGCCGACGCACGCCCACGTCGGCGAGAAACGCAACAGCCCGGCCGACATCCTGTTCACCGCCGGCTGGCTGCTGGCGCTGCTGATGCTCGCCGAGCTGTTCGGGCTGCTGCGCCAGCGCGCGCTGGAGGCGCAGAAGGCCCGGGACCAGGAGGCCAGAGCCCGGGAGCAGGAGTCCCGGCGGCAGGCCAGCGAGGAGCGGCTGGAGATCGCCCGGGAGCTGCACGACGTGCTGGCGCACTCCATCTCGCTGATCGCGGTGCAGGCGAACGTGGCGCTGGAGGTCATGGACCGGCGCCCCGAGCAGGCCCGGATCGCGCTGTCGGCGATCAAGGACGCCAGCCGCTCGGCGCTGGGGGAGGTGCGCTCGGTGCTGACCGTGCTGCGCGGCGACCGGGCCGCGCCCCGCGATCCGGCACCGGACCTGGGACGGCTGGGGCACCTGGTGGAGCTCGCCGAGGCCGCCGGGCTGAAGGTCGCGCTCAGCGTGGTCGGCGACCTGGAGGCGGTGCCGCTGGCGGTGAGCCAGGCCGGCTACCGGATCATCCAGGAGTCGCTGACCAACGTGGTCCGGCACGCCGCCGCCGGGCGCGCGACGATCCTGGTGGAGGCCGCCGGCGGCCTGCACCTGCGGATCGCCGACGACGGCCGGGGCTGCCCGCTCGGGGAGCCCGGCGCCGGCGGCAACGGCCTGCCGGGGATGCGCGAGCGCGCCACGGCCTTCGGCGGCACGCTCACCGCCGGACCGCAGTCCGGCGGCGGCTTCCGGGTCGACGCGCACATCCCGTTCGGCGCCTTGCTCGGCAATGCCGGCAGTAACGCCGACGGCAACGCCGACGCCGACGCCGTAATAGTTACTGACACCGCCCCCACCCTCACCCCCACCGCCGAAGACCATGCCGAGGAGCCGACATGA